GCTTGAAGAATAACCTGTAATAATCCTGCCACACAAAAGACTTAGTTATATGCCTAGACCCTTACTGATTGTTCCGCTGAGCGTGCCCCTGTTGCTGGGAGCTGTTGATTGTGTATCAGCGCAAACGTATGCAGCTATGCAGATGCAACAACACAGCTCACCTACGATTGCGCAAACTACGAATGCATATAAGCAAGTAGACTTGCCACTTTTACTCAAGGAACTAGCGCAAACGTATGCAGTAAAGTTTAACTACAAAGCCGACCTGGTGCGCAATGTCACCGTTGCGGCTCCTGCAGTGGCCGAGTTTGATGGAAAACTGACTGAACAACTTAATTCGGTTCTACAGTCCGTAGCATTGCAATGCGCTTCCATTGACGCTCGCACCTTTGTGATTCAAACTCGGGTGCCTTCGGCTCGCCAGGCCCAGCAAGTTAACGCGTCCGCAACAGCCGATATCGTAGTGACTGGCCGTGTCACTAGCCGCGACAACAACGAAGGCTTACCGGGCGTGACCGTGCTGCAGAAGGGCTCCACGAATGGTGTTTCCTCGGGCGGAGACGGCTCATTCTCCCTAACTGTGCCGGCGGGAAGTACCCTGGTCTTCAGCGCTATCGGGTATATAACGCAAGAATTGCCGGTTACGAGTTCGACAGCTAGCCTTAACGTGAAGCTAGCGGCCGATAATAAAGCGCTGGACGAAGTGGTAGTGGTGGGCTACGGCACCCAGAAGAAAGCGGACGTGACCGGTGCCATTGCTACCCTCGATGCGAGCAAGCTAGAAGAGCGGCCCATTCTGCGCGTCGATCAGGCGCTGGTGGGGCAGCTAGCGGGCGTGCAGGTACAGCAGAACACCGGCTTGCCTGGCCGAGGCTTTGCGGTGCAGGTGCGCGGCACGGGCTCTATCACGGCCAACAACCAGCCGTTGTATGTGATTGACGGCTTTCCGCTGGAAGCGGCCGCGCCCAACTCCAGCGGCAACTATGCCACGGGCAGCCCGCTCGACAATATCAATCCTAATGATATTCAATCCATTGAGGTATTGAAGGATGCCGCGGCGGCCGCCATCTACGGCTCGCGTGCGGCCAATGGTGTGGTGTTGGTAACTACCAAGCGTGGCAAAACTGGTAAGGCTCAGATTTCTTTTAATACCTACGCTGGGGTGTCGCAGGCCGCGCGGAAAGTGAAGCTGCTCTCGCCGGAGGAGTGGATCGAGCGGGCCACTGAGGTCATTAACGGCAACTGGGTACGCTCCGGTACCGGCCGCAATGCCACCGACGACAATGCCACCCGCCGCCGTATTTTGAACCTAGGTGCCACTGGCTACAACCCCGACCTGATGCCCGACGACCGTTGGACCCAGCCCGGCCACCCCGGCCTGGATTTCGTGGACTGGCAGGATGAAGGGTTCCGCACCGCTAAAGTGCAGAACTACCAGGTGAGCGCCGCAGGCGCTACCGACAACGTGAACTACTACATATCGGGCAACTACACCGACCAGGACGGCATCGTGCTGGGCGTGAACTATAAGCGCTACTCGGCTCGCGCCAACATGGAAGTGCAAGCCAATAAAAAGCTGAAGTTTGGTCTGAACGTGGCACCTAGCTACTCCGTGTCGAGCGACCCCGGCGTGGAAGGCAAAGACAACATCCTGAACAAGCTCGTCACGATGGTGCCTGTAGTCGAATCGTCGGCTGGGCTGCTTTCCAACTACGGCGATAATGACCGCTACCTCTGGGCCAGTAGCAGCAACAGTCCGTATGGCCTGCTCACTGATCGGCAGCAGCGCACCACCACCTTCCGGACGCTAAGCACCGTGTTTGCAGAGCTGGAAATTATTAAGAACCTGCGTTTCCGGACCACCCTTAACCTCGATAACACCGACGTGCGCAACAAGTCGTATGTGCCCAACGCTAAGTCGGGTGGGCTAGGGGCGACGGGCACGTTCTCGGCGTATCGCAAGCAGGCGTTCGTGAACGAAAACACCCTGACCTATAACCGCACGATTGCCGAAAAGCACAGCGTCACGGCGCTGGCAGGTTATTCCTACAACTTCTTTAAAACCGAAACCGACAAGCTGAAATCGTCGGGGGGCTTTGTGAACGCCGCCGTGACAACCCTGAACGGAGCCCAGAACATCAGTGGCACTAGCGACAACGGCACCAGTGAGACCCAGAACGTACTGCTGTCGTACTTCGGCCGCTTGCAATACGCTTATGAGGGCAAGTACCTGTTCACGGCTAGCGTGCGCCGCGACGGTTCCTCGCGCTTCGGTGAAAACGACAAGTGGGGCATCTTTCCGGCAACTTCGCTGGGTTGGCGCATCTCGCAGGAAAAATTCATGCAGGCCCTGCGGCCAATCAGCGAGTTGAAGCTGCGCGCTAGCTTGGGCTACTCCGGCAACAACGGTATTGGCGACTACAGCAGCGTGCCCACCTTGGGCGTCTATAACTACGAGCTAGGGGGCGCGCTAGCTACCGGCCAAGCGCCTAATGTTTCGGCTAACCCCAATCTGAAATGGGAGAAGTCGCGCACGCTTGATTTCGGCTTGGATTACGGCTTTCTGGACAACCGCATTTATGGCTCTTTCGACTACTATACGAAAACCAGTAACGACCTGCTCCTGAACCAGCCCGTGCGCGGCGCGTCGGGTTTCAGCTCGCAGCTCGTCAACATCGGCGAAGTAGTGAACAAGGGTTGGGAAGTGGAACTGAATACGCGCAACCTGACGGGAGCCTTTCAGTGGAACACGTCGGTGAACTTCAGTCACAACGAAAACCGGGTGGTGCACCTAGGTACCGGTGACGCACCCATTGAAATCGGCACCGCGCTTTATGGCGCACCTAGCGTATTGCTGAAAGTAGGGCAGCCCATGTACTCGACGTATGTGGTCAAGCAAATCGGTATCCTGACGCAGGCTGACATCGACAACAACGTGCCGATTGTCCAGGGCCAAACCCAGGGTGACCCGCGCTACGAGGATGCCAATGGCGACGGGGTTATCAGCGTGGCTGACCGCCAGATACTGGGTCAGCCCAATCCGAAATACACGTGGGGTATCACCAACACGTTCCGCTTCAAGGGTTTTGACCTGAGCGTGCTGGTGCAGGGCCAGCATGGAGGCAGTGTTTACTCGCTTCTGGGCCGGGCTCTCGATGGCACTAGCATGGGCTATAATGGCAACGCGGCCGTTGCGCAGCGCGACCGGTGGCGCTCACCCGAGAACCCCGGAGCTGGCGAGCGAGGCCAGGCTCGCGCCAACTTCACGCCCTTGCTCAACAGCTCATGGCTGTACTCGTCGGACTACTACCGCGTGCGCAACATTACGCTGGGCTACAACCTAGGTAACATTCTGAGCAAGCGCGTGGCGCAGGGTGCCCGGATTTACTTCTCGCTGGAGAACTTCTTTGGCCATGACTCCTACCGCGTGGGCTACAACGTGGAGGCGGCTAACTCCAGCAACAGCAGCGACGGTTTCTCGGTGAGCACCGACTACGGCGGGCTGCCTCTTTCCAAAGCCATGACCCTAGGTCTGAACGTCACTTTCTAAAAAGCCGCTGGCTTTTCGCCGTCCGCGGCATGCGCTACTGGGTTCCCGCTGTTTGCGGCCGGTAGCTTAAAGCCAACCGCCACTACTCTCCATGAAAAAGATATCTCTCCTGTTTCTCACGGCGGCCGCCCTCACCTTCAGCAGCTGCGAAGACGAACTCAACCAGGCGCCTATTTCCAGTGGCTCGGTACCCACGTTCTACCAGAGCGCAACGGACTTCAGCCAGGCGCTGAACGCTACCTACAATGCCCTGCGTAACTTTCCGGACCGTGAGCTCACCTTATCCGAAATGCGCTCCGACAATATCTACGGGGTAAGCACCCAAGGCGTCCGCCCCTGGGAGCCCATCAACAATTTCTCGACGACCATTGCCACTAGCGAATTCGTCGATGAAGCTTGGAGCGCCAACTACGCGGGTATTTTCCGGGCCAACGTCCTGCTGGACCAACTCGGCAAAAACGGCGGCGTACTCGCCGCCGACGTACGAAGCCGTATGGAGGGCGAGGCCAAGTTTTTACGCGCCTTTTTCTACTTCAATCTGGTTCAATACTTTGGCCGCGTGCCGCTGGTCGACAAGCCCTTGAGCCCGCAGGAAGTGGCTACCATCAACCGCACGTCGGTTGATGAAGTGTATAACCTCATTGTCGCCGACCTGCTGGATGCGGCCGGCACCCTTGCGCCCTCCTACACGGGGGCCGACGTGGGCCGCGCCACTAAGTGGGCCGCCAAGGGGATGCTAGCCCGGGTATACCTCACCCGCTCCGGCGCGACCTACGGCATTGATGGACCCGGCCGCGGCACCAACGACTACGCGGCCGCCCTAGGTTTGCTCAACGAGATTATCGCCAGCGGCCAGTTTCAGTTTTTGCCCAACTACGCCGACATTTTCTCCTACACCAACGAAAACAATAAGGAAGTACTTTTCGACATCCACTATAGCAGCGGTGGTACGGGCCTAGGGGCTACCTACCCGTCTATTTTGGTTTCTAATAACTACTTCAACTCGGTTGTGCCGAACACATCCGGCTTCAGCACCGGCGACGAGCTGCGCCCCGCTTCCAACAACTTGCTCAGCTCGTTTGCCACCGGCGACTTGCGCCGGAGCCAAGCCTTGCAGGTGGGCTTTACAGTAGCGGCCAGTGGCAGCACACCCGCCATCACCGATTCTCGTGCCGCCTACAAAAAATACCTCGACGTGGCCCGGCGCGGCACCACTCGTGCCGACTGGTCCATCAACTTCATCGTGCTGCGCTACACCGACGTGCTGCTGATGAAGGCCGAGTGTATTCTTAAAGGTGGCGGTGGCAGCCAGAGTGACGCAGATGCCATCATGAACCAAGTGCGCCGCCGGGGAGTCGCTAATGCGCCGGCCGTGACCAACACCACCTACGCGCAACTCATCGAAGAGCGCCGCCGCGAGTTTGTGGGTGAAGGCCTGCGTTGGCACGACCTCGTGCGCTCGGGCAATGCCGTGACCATCATGAATGCGTGGATACCCCAAGACGACGTAAGCAAGCGCATGCGCTCCCCCATTACGGCCAACGACCTGATTTACCCGGTGCCACAGTCTGAGTTGAGCGCCTCGGGCTATGATTACGAGCAGAATCCTGGTTATTAAATAGATAACTTAACGCTCAGCCGCCGCGACATTGCTACTGCTTACGTGCTGACGATTTCCATGGCATATCAGCAACCTAGGTTGGCTACATCAGTACGTGGCCAGCCTAGGTCGATACTGCTC
This Hymenobacter sp. GOD-10R DNA region includes the following protein-coding sequences:
- a CDS encoding TonB-dependent receptor — protein: MPRPLLIVPLSVPLLLGAVDCVSAQTYAAMQMQQHSSPTIAQTTNAYKQVDLPLLLKELAQTYAVKFNYKADLVRNVTVAAPAVAEFDGKLTEQLNSVLQSVALQCASIDARTFVIQTRVPSARQAQQVNASATADIVVTGRVTSRDNNEGLPGVTVLQKGSTNGVSSGGDGSFSLTVPAGSTLVFSAIGYITQELPVTSSTASLNVKLAADNKALDEVVVVGYGTQKKADVTGAIATLDASKLEERPILRVDQALVGQLAGVQVQQNTGLPGRGFAVQVRGTGSITANNQPLYVIDGFPLEAAAPNSSGNYATGSPLDNINPNDIQSIEVLKDAAAAAIYGSRAANGVVLVTTKRGKTGKAQISFNTYAGVSQAARKVKLLSPEEWIERATEVINGNWVRSGTGRNATDDNATRRRILNLGATGYNPDLMPDDRWTQPGHPGLDFVDWQDEGFRTAKVQNYQVSAAGATDNVNYYISGNYTDQDGIVLGVNYKRYSARANMEVQANKKLKFGLNVAPSYSVSSDPGVEGKDNILNKLVTMVPVVESSAGLLSNYGDNDRYLWASSSNSPYGLLTDRQQRTTTFRTLSTVFAELEIIKNLRFRTTLNLDNTDVRNKSYVPNAKSGGLGATGTFSAYRKQAFVNENTLTYNRTIAEKHSVTALAGYSYNFFKTETDKLKSSGGFVNAAVTTLNGAQNISGTSDNGTSETQNVLLSYFGRLQYAYEGKYLFTASVRRDGSSRFGENDKWGIFPATSLGWRISQEKFMQALRPISELKLRASLGYSGNNGIGDYSSVPTLGVYNYELGGALATGQAPNVSANPNLKWEKSRTLDFGLDYGFLDNRIYGSFDYYTKTSNDLLLNQPVRGASGFSSQLVNIGEVVNKGWEVELNTRNLTGAFQWNTSVNFSHNENRVVHLGTGDAPIEIGTALYGAPSVLLKVGQPMYSTYVVKQIGILTQADIDNNVPIVQGQTQGDPRYEDANGDGVISVADRQILGQPNPKYTWGITNTFRFKGFDLSVLVQGQHGGSVYSLLGRALDGTSMGYNGNAAVAQRDRWRSPENPGAGERGQARANFTPLLNSSWLYSSDYYRVRNITLGYNLGNILSKRVAQGARIYFSLENFFGHDSYRVGYNVEAANSSNSSDGFSVSTDYGGLPLSKAMTLGLNVTF
- a CDS encoding RagB/SusD family nutrient uptake outer membrane protein gives rise to the protein MKKISLLFLTAAALTFSSCEDELNQAPISSGSVPTFYQSATDFSQALNATYNALRNFPDRELTLSEMRSDNIYGVSTQGVRPWEPINNFSTTIATSEFVDEAWSANYAGIFRANVLLDQLGKNGGVLAADVRSRMEGEAKFLRAFFYFNLVQYFGRVPLVDKPLSPQEVATINRTSVDEVYNLIVADLLDAAGTLAPSYTGADVGRATKWAAKGMLARVYLTRSGATYGIDGPGRGTNDYAAALGLLNEIIASGQFQFLPNYADIFSYTNENNKEVLFDIHYSSGGTGLGATYPSILVSNNYFNSVVPNTSGFSTGDELRPASNNLLSSFATGDLRRSQALQVGFTVAASGSTPAITDSRAAYKKYLDVARRGTTRADWSINFIVLRYTDVLLMKAECILKGGGGSQSDADAIMNQVRRRGVANAPAVTNTTYAQLIEERRREFVGEGLRWHDLVRSGNAVTIMNAWIPQDDVSKRMRSPITANDLIYPVPQSELSASGYDYEQNPGY